A single window of Halobacterium jilantaiense DNA harbors:
- a CDS encoding winged helix-turn-helix domain-containing protein — MSTHATLRGPSQETQATQPDPSTEELLDLFGDEHTRQTLEAIAAAPKCGQSIAEELDVSRATVYRRLNTLVDAGLATAELTVAEDGNHRNRYEATVNSVSVTVDDGELEATVDG, encoded by the coding sequence ATGTCGACTCACGCTACGCTGCGCGGTCCGAGTCAGGAGACGCAGGCCACCCAACCAGACCCGTCGACCGAGGAGCTCCTCGACCTCTTCGGCGACGAACACACGCGCCAGACGCTCGAAGCCATCGCTGCCGCACCCAAGTGCGGGCAGTCGATTGCCGAGGAACTCGACGTCTCCCGCGCGACCGTGTACCGTCGCCTCAACACGCTCGTCGATGCCGGACTCGCCACAGCCGAACTCACTGTCGCCGAGGACGGCAACCACCGAAATCGCTACGAAGCGACTGTGAACAGCGTCTCGGTCACGGTCGACGACGGGGAACTCGAAGCGACGGTCGACGGGTAG
- a CDS encoding response regulator transcription factor has translation MTDSESSADVRALVVDDEKEVADAYALRLRGFCSFETAYDGRDALAVVEDETIDVVLLDRRMPGLSGDEVLAELDDRDYRGRVIMVTAIDPELDVLELPFDDYLCKPVDQEDLRDAVDQQRRVLAYDLLGEYFSAQSKREVIEAELPPETRTNHEGYQSVSTRADTLRERVGRLLNDTSALDAFESIDRGKL, from the coding sequence ATGACGGACTCCGAATCCTCCGCGGACGTGCGCGCTCTCGTCGTCGACGACGAGAAAGAAGTGGCCGACGCGTACGCGCTCCGCCTCCGTGGGTTCTGCTCGTTCGAGACCGCGTACGACGGCAGAGACGCCCTCGCCGTCGTCGAGGACGAAACGATAGACGTCGTGTTGCTGGACCGTCGCATGCCGGGGTTGTCGGGCGACGAGGTGCTCGCCGAACTCGACGACCGCGACTACCGGGGTCGCGTCATCATGGTCACCGCGATCGACCCGGAGCTCGACGTCCTGGAACTGCCGTTCGACGACTACCTCTGCAAGCCGGTCGACCAGGAAGACCTCCGGGACGCAGTCGACCAGCAGCGGCGCGTGCTCGCGTACGACCTGCTCGGCGAGTACTTCAGCGCGCAATCGAAACGCGAGGTCATCGAAGCCGAACTGCCGCCGGAGACACGCACGAACCACGAAGGCTACCAGTCGGTGTCGACACGCGCGGACACGCTGCGAGAACGCGTGGGCCGACTCCTCAACGACACCAGTGCGCTCGACGCGTTCGAGAGTATCGACCGCGGCAAACTCTGA
- a CDS encoding bacterio-opsin activator domain-containing protein yields the protein MDDHLRGAPVGVLEVNEDGIIAAANDAVRDTLVTDSPVGDALSDAFPQSVEDPLRAAFADESIDETDFEQYYPGPDKWLSVTVVPGETTAAVYVADVTDRRRREQAMSRLRAERDRTAVVEGVLADVLRGLVGAQSRDEIADAICAAFGAAELFTVAWVGERAVDGDELEVRAAADDTERTFDAVRDALADSEQTPEEVAVDTGQLEVRQELPENPEVPRPVRRAAFADGVQSALAIPLRYGSNVHGVVGVYTDEFDTVSERERTSFETLGEVAGFAVTAARNRSLLLSDTVTEVVFDVSDTALASLSRRADTTLSLDGLVAEQADELLCYVSADDANAAAVAAAAEETAGITRGRVVGADPSSRLELAVTGKTPLVTVTSLGGTVRAAEFESGSGRLVVELPASSDVRRMVHAVTREYDVSVTAKREREHSVSTSREFRDEVGDELTERQETVLRTAYFADYFESPRGSTAEEVGDSLDITGSTLLHHLRTGQRKLLDAYFEADGERQ from the coding sequence ATGGATGACCACCTTCGCGGTGCGCCAGTCGGCGTTCTCGAAGTGAACGAGGACGGCATCATCGCAGCGGCCAACGACGCCGTCCGGGACACCCTCGTTACGGATAGTCCAGTCGGGGACGCCCTCTCGGACGCGTTTCCGCAATCCGTCGAAGACCCCCTACGCGCCGCGTTCGCCGACGAATCCATCGACGAGACCGACTTCGAGCAGTACTATCCCGGACCCGACAAGTGGCTCTCGGTGACGGTGGTGCCGGGCGAAACGACTGCGGCCGTCTACGTGGCCGACGTGACCGACCGGCGGCGTCGCGAACAAGCGATGAGCCGCCTCCGGGCGGAACGCGACCGCACCGCCGTCGTCGAGGGGGTGCTCGCAGACGTGCTCCGGGGGCTCGTCGGTGCGCAGTCCCGTGACGAGATTGCGGACGCAATCTGTGCGGCATTCGGTGCGGCCGAACTGTTCACGGTCGCGTGGGTCGGCGAGCGCGCGGTCGATGGCGACGAACTCGAAGTCCGTGCTGCTGCGGACGACACCGAGAGAACGTTCGACGCCGTCCGTGACGCGCTCGCGGACAGCGAGCAGACCCCGGAGGAGGTCGCCGTCGACACGGGACAACTGGAAGTCCGACAGGAACTCCCCGAGAACCCCGAGGTGCCGAGACCGGTACGGCGAGCGGCGTTCGCAGACGGCGTCCAGTCGGCGCTGGCCATCCCGCTCCGATACGGGTCGAACGTCCACGGCGTCGTCGGCGTCTACACGGACGAGTTCGACACGGTGTCCGAGCGCGAGCGCACCAGCTTCGAGACGCTGGGGGAGGTCGCTGGGTTCGCCGTGACCGCAGCGCGGAACCGGAGTCTCTTGCTCTCGGACACGGTGACAGAGGTCGTCTTCGACGTGAGTGACACGGCATTGGCGTCGCTGAGTCGACGTGCCGACACGACGCTTAGTCTCGATGGGCTCGTCGCCGAGCAGGCGGACGAACTCCTGTGCTACGTCTCGGCGGACGACGCGAACGCGGCCGCGGTGGCGGCCGCTGCCGAAGAGACGGCGGGTATCACTCGCGGCCGCGTCGTCGGAGCCGACCCCAGCAGCCGACTAGAACTCGCGGTGACCGGGAAGACCCCGCTGGTGACAGTCACCTCGCTCGGGGGCACGGTCCGAGCCGCGGAATTCGAGTCCGGGAGTGGCCGCCTCGTCGTCGAGCTACCGGCGAGCAGTGACGTTCGACGGATGGTGCACGCGGTCACCCGAGAGTACGACGTGAGCGTCACAGCGAAACGCGAACGGGAACACTCGGTGTCGACGAGCAGGGAGTTCCGCGACGAGGTCGGTGACGAGCTGACTGAACGCCAGGAGACGGTGCTCCGGACGGCGTACTTCGCCGACTACTTCGAGTCACCGCGTGGCAGCACCGCCGAGGAGGTCGGTGATTCGCTGGACATCACGGGGTCGACGCTGCTCCACCATCTCCGTACCGGACAGCGGAAGCTCCTCGACGCGTACTTCGAGGCTGACGGCGAACGCCAGTGA
- a CDS encoding sensor histidine kinase: MTADERVSIPIDALPQPVVRYTEADDRLTVTATNDAFGDAFGDAAAGTPIEDLLATLSASDSPPVDRVVRGDSVETTLSTQDGTQTYHLQRSVGEQSGPFLVFSPVERERASGDSVGIGTVASALTHDLRNPLDVAKARLRAAEETGDSEHFDAAARAHDRMEQLIQDVLTLARGDAVVQPEPDVDVAEAVADAWESVDTQSAELDSTDALPRVTADPGRVRRVFENLFRNAVEHGSTRNRTAEQSDDAVEHGSTSPDSQARQDAVEHGHRDGARERQTDDGSAAITVTVGALENGVYVADDGNGIPPSERETVFEPGYTRTEQGTGLGLAIVERIVEAHDWQVSVTESEHGGARFEIRC; this comes from the coding sequence ATGACCGCCGACGAGCGCGTCTCGATTCCCATCGACGCGCTTCCGCAGCCAGTCGTGCGCTACACCGAGGCAGACGACCGACTGACGGTCACAGCGACCAACGACGCGTTCGGGGACGCGTTCGGAGACGCTGCGGCTGGAACGCCGATTGAGGACCTGCTTGCGACACTGAGCGCGAGTGACAGCCCCCCAGTCGACCGAGTCGTCCGCGGGGACAGCGTGGAGACGACGCTCAGCACGCAGGACGGGACGCAGACGTACCACCTGCAGCGGTCTGTCGGCGAGCAATCCGGCCCGTTTCTGGTGTTCTCACCGGTGGAACGCGAGCGAGCAAGCGGTGATTCGGTGGGTATCGGGACCGTTGCGAGCGCACTCACGCACGACCTCCGGAACCCGCTGGACGTGGCGAAGGCGCGGCTTCGAGCGGCCGAAGAGACGGGAGACAGCGAGCACTTCGACGCCGCGGCCCGGGCTCACGACCGAATGGAGCAACTTATTCAGGATGTTCTGACGCTCGCACGCGGGGACGCGGTCGTGCAGCCGGAACCGGACGTCGACGTGGCCGAAGCAGTCGCCGACGCGTGGGAGTCGGTCGATACGCAGTCGGCCGAACTCGACAGCACCGACGCGCTCCCACGAGTGACTGCCGACCCGGGACGCGTCCGCCGAGTGTTCGAGAACCTGTTCCGGAACGCTGTCGAACATGGTTCGACACGCAATCGGACTGCAGAGCAGTCCGATGACGCCGTAGAGCACGGCTCGACGAGTCCTGACTCGCAGGCTCGGCAGGACGCTGTCGAACACGGTCACCGCGACGGGGCCCGCGAGCGACAGACCGACGACGGGAGCGCGGCGATTACGGTGACCGTCGGCGCGCTCGAGAACGGCGTCTACGTCGCCGACGACGGCAACGGGATTCCACCGTCCGAACGGGAGACGGTCTTCGAACCGGGGTACACGCGAACGGAACAGGGAACCGGGCTGGGCCTGGCAATTGTCGAACGCATCGTCGAGGCGCACGACTGGCAGGTCTCGGTCACCGAATCCGAACACGGCGGTGCGCGCTTCGAAATCCGATGCTGA
- a CDS encoding AIM24 family protein, whose product MDVSQFTSEHGPTESDEQFQLENQYLLDVAVDGSLVAKAGSMVAFTGDLSFTGSASAEGGIKGFLKEAASGEGTPVMTVEGQGDVYLADQQKKIQVLQLDAGEAITVNGEDVLAFEDGVDYEISTIDSLAGSFAGGFTNVYLEGPGTVAITTHGDPVVLEPPVSTDPSATVAWSGVSPEVEVNTNLSDMVGQESGERFQMDFDGASGFVVVQPHEEL is encoded by the coding sequence ATGGACGTCTCACAGTTCACGTCCGAACACGGACCGACGGAGAGCGACGAGCAGTTCCAGCTCGAGAACCAGTACCTGCTCGACGTCGCCGTCGACGGGAGCTTGGTGGCAAAAGCAGGGTCGATGGTGGCGTTCACGGGAGACCTCTCGTTTACCGGCTCGGCCTCAGCCGAAGGCGGAATCAAGGGATTCCTCAAGGAAGCCGCGAGCGGCGAAGGGACGCCGGTCATGACTGTCGAGGGGCAGGGAGACGTCTATCTCGCGGACCAGCAGAAGAAGATACAGGTCCTGCAGCTCGACGCCGGTGAGGCCATCACAGTCAACGGCGAAGACGTACTCGCGTTCGAGGACGGCGTCGATTACGAGATCAGCACCATCGACAGTCTGGCCGGCTCGTTCGCAGGCGGCTTCACCAACGTCTATCTCGAAGGCCCCGGGACAGTCGCGATTACCACGCACGGTGACCCGGTCGTTCTCGAACCGCCGGTGTCGACCGACCCGAGCGCGACGGTCGCGTGGAGTGGCGTCTCACCCGAGGTCGAGGTGAACACGAACCTCTCGGACATGGTCGGTCAGGAGTCCGGTGAGCGCTTCCAGATGGACTTCGACGGTGCCAGCGGGTTCGTCGTGGTCCAGCCGCACGAGGAACTGTAG
- a CDS encoding ATP-binding protein, whose amino-acid sequence MALLSTLASVTALATASALFGYGTWRTAQNRERPSAGPLLAVLGLLTVWALFALGSVLPVLSELDVVSTVFSLGHLGAGIVFPGVWVVYALSYTGRGSGLNVWRVALFVPLVVPAVLSGVVLAVMEPGESAEVLLAPLFGTILFHAVALLVYGVYRLVRFGWSHPRIAERQVAVVTGGITAPYLLVVLWDGSVLRGTDIGLLASGLLLVAAVRRYPVASGFPEADHVARTRVVETLQEAVLVLDWDDHVLDVNDTTAEWFGTTADAMVGESVHGVVGGLADTDLAAGATGRVSLQTARGRRRFQYSVSAVTDASDGDAGEVARTLLLRDVTGSVTRQQRLTVLNRILRHNVRNNLDAALAYADRVTDDEMREGITDNVRETLDVASKARDAEEVMNSVTDDSEPVRLADVAATVADQFRTGEYAGTVSVTSVDEPVVQSHRSVVRRVLVELVENAFVHSSDSVAVEVVVRDCDGEWAEIVVADDGPGIPEEERAVLASGTETQLEHGHGIGLWFVTWAVTRLGGTVDFEENDPSGSVVTVRLTASGNRQSA is encoded by the coding sequence ATGGCCCTCCTCTCGACGCTCGCGTCGGTCACTGCACTCGCGACAGCCAGTGCGCTGTTCGGGTACGGCACGTGGCGGACGGCCCAGAACCGCGAGCGACCGAGCGCGGGCCCGCTGCTCGCAGTGCTCGGCCTGCTAACGGTGTGGGCGCTCTTCGCACTCGGGAGTGTACTCCCCGTCCTGTCCGAACTCGACGTCGTCTCGACTGTGTTCTCCCTCGGTCATCTCGGTGCCGGGATTGTCTTCCCCGGCGTCTGGGTCGTGTACGCGCTCAGCTACACCGGTCGCGGGAGCGGACTGAACGTGTGGCGGGTCGCGCTGTTCGTCCCGCTGGTGGTTCCGGCCGTGTTGAGTGGGGTCGTTCTCGCCGTCATGGAACCGGGAGAGTCGGCCGAGGTGCTGCTCGCCCCGCTGTTCGGAACGATACTGTTCCACGCCGTTGCCCTCCTCGTATACGGGGTGTACCGTCTCGTCAGATTCGGGTGGAGCCACCCGCGAATCGCCGAGCGACAGGTGGCTGTCGTGACCGGGGGCATCACTGCACCCTATCTCCTCGTCGTGCTGTGGGACGGGTCGGTTCTCAGGGGTACGGACATCGGGCTGCTCGCCTCGGGCCTGCTGTTGGTCGCCGCAGTCCGCCGCTACCCGGTCGCGTCGGGCTTCCCGGAAGCCGACCACGTCGCCCGGACCCGAGTCGTCGAAACGCTCCAGGAAGCCGTCCTCGTCCTCGACTGGGACGACCACGTGCTCGACGTGAACGACACGACAGCCGAGTGGTTCGGAACCACCGCGGACGCGATGGTCGGCGAGTCCGTCCACGGGGTCGTCGGCGGGCTCGCCGACACCGACCTCGCGGCGGGCGCGACAGGGCGAGTGTCACTGCAGACGGCGCGGGGCCGCCGCCGCTTCCAGTACAGCGTCTCCGCCGTCACCGACGCGTCAGACGGCGACGCGGGAGAGGTCGCGCGAACGCTGCTGCTGCGGGACGTGACGGGGAGCGTGACCCGCCAGCAGCGATTGACGGTGCTCAATCGAATCCTGCGACACAACGTCAGAAACAATCTGGATGCCGCGCTGGCGTACGCCGACCGCGTGACCGACGACGAGATGCGCGAAGGAATTACGGACAACGTGCGGGAGACGCTGGACGTCGCGTCGAAAGCCCGGGACGCGGAGGAAGTGATGAACTCGGTGACCGACGACTCGGAGCCGGTTCGGCTGGCCGACGTGGCAGCCACAGTCGCCGACCAGTTTCGGACCGGTGAGTACGCGGGCACAGTCTCGGTCACGTCTGTCGACGAGCCCGTCGTCCAGTCACACCGGTCGGTGGTTCGGCGCGTTCTCGTCGAACTCGTCGAGAACGCGTTCGTCCACAGCAGCGATTCGGTCGCAGTCGAGGTCGTCGTCCGTGACTGTGACGGCGAGTGGGCGGAAATCGTCGTCGCCGACGACGGTCCGGGAATCCCCGAGGAGGAGCGCGCAGTGCTCGCGTCCGGGACCGAAACGCAACTCGAACACGGCCACGGTATCGGGCTCTGGTTCGTGACGTGGGCCGTCACACGGCTGGGCGGCACAGTCGACTTCGAGGAGAACGACCCGTCGGGGAGCGTCGTCACCGTTCGTCTCACTGCGTCTGGGAACCGTCAGTCGGCGTGA
- a CDS encoding glycosyltransferase family 87 protein, with protein MPNRRLIGSSTIRRLSRLDPRRALLFASIAGGLLVPLYFFVLAPTTYLGWDFHAYYAAASAALTGSSFVGVDTGITGVTYVYPPPSVLVFLPLAPVENWLVAFALQSVVNVAAALGVAALVVHVVERQRGRLPSSDRLLITGCCVGSAPVAASLGLGQVDTLVALALASAFLALEYGRESAAGTLLGAAALVKMFPAALGVWLLYRRAWRALAAATATGVTGLAVGAVLFGVDSYRRFLTVLASRSRLDAFAETVSPNFFAMSLSRPLSQLLPPVPPVTYIVVSVLLVTPVLWRAANSGATVADRLATFLAFLTAILVVSPASNTTYVLYLYFPVLCLFYLDTGRHQPLLFAGFAALSFPIQPAQVSAVLAAAGTPTAVQQSVSAVATSSLTVVSVPLLGCLSILAWCGARGFDTAQTRHSGAVSKADD; from the coding sequence ATGCCCAACCGCCGCCTGATCGGCTCCTCCACTATTCGCCGTCTCTCCCGGCTGGACCCGAGACGAGCCCTCCTGTTCGCGAGTATCGCAGGCGGGCTGCTGGTGCCGCTGTACTTCTTCGTGCTTGCACCGACCACGTACCTCGGCTGGGATTTCCACGCCTACTACGCCGCTGCGTCGGCAGCACTAACTGGCAGCTCCTTCGTCGGCGTCGACACCGGCATCACGGGCGTGACGTACGTCTATCCGCCGCCGTCTGTGCTCGTGTTCCTCCCGCTGGCCCCAGTCGAGAACTGGCTGGTGGCGTTCGCGCTCCAGTCAGTGGTCAACGTCGCTGCTGCGCTCGGCGTCGCGGCTCTCGTCGTCCACGTCGTCGAGCGCCAGCGGGGTCGGCTTCCGAGTTCGGACCGCCTCCTGATTACCGGATGTTGTGTCGGCAGCGCGCCGGTCGCCGCCTCGCTCGGCCTCGGCCAAGTCGACACACTCGTCGCACTGGCCCTAGCGTCCGCGTTCCTCGCTCTCGAGTACGGCCGGGAGTCAGCCGCTGGGACCCTGCTCGGAGCCGCAGCACTCGTGAAAATGTTCCCCGCGGCTCTGGGCGTGTGGCTCCTCTATCGGCGTGCTTGGCGGGCGCTTGCCGCCGCGACTGCGACGGGCGTGACTGGGCTCGCGGTCGGTGCCGTCCTCTTCGGCGTCGACTCCTACCGGCGCTTCCTGACGGTACTTGCCTCCCGGAGCCGCCTCGACGCCTTCGCCGAGACGGTCTCCCCGAACTTCTTCGCGATGTCCCTGTCGCGGCCGCTCTCACAGCTGTTACCGCCCGTCCCGCCGGTGACGTACATCGTGGTTTCGGTGCTGCTAGTGACACCAGTTCTGTGGCGCGCCGCGAACAGCGGAGCGACGGTCGCCGACCGCCTCGCGACGTTTCTCGCGTTCCTCACCGCGATACTGGTCGTGTCCCCGGCGTCGAACACGACGTACGTTCTCTACCTGTACTTCCCCGTGCTCTGTCTGTTCTACCTCGACACTGGTCGTCACCAGCCGCTGCTCTTCGCCGGGTTCGCTGCGCTCTCGTTCCCGATACAGCCAGCCCAGGTCAGCGCGGTGCTGGCCGCGGCCGGGACGCCGACGGCCGTCCAGCAGTCCGTCTCGGCGGTCGCAACGTCGTCGCTCACGGTGGTCTCTGTCCCGCTGCTCGGCTGCCTCTCGATACTCGCGTGGTGTGGGGCGCGCGGGTTCGACACCGCGCAGACGCGCCACTCGGGTGCCGTGTCGAAGGCGGACGACTGA
- a CDS encoding ATP-binding protein, with product MPLGETVSAIALDATAAGLLGWTTLTVYRNRNRPNASMFAWTIGALTAWAVAALGGEFGGLLWGQQAADAIEFTSLFPALFAPVAWTVYVLGYAGRGTKLTRRRLLILSGAALPVVFGIAIMAVIVSDPAEAKGSLILAVLLSLLAAALFYILASLVYGSFVLARLGYRHAALPTAQVVALLGAISGPYLDTVLGRQGIVDSGATTGLLVSGVLFTLAVRRYPVLTGFPASESVARTRVVESLQEAVVVLSWEGKVVDANESMAQLFGASTEDVVGEPVQSVADGLADADLSSGETGLVTLTTVDGRRRFQYSVSAVDAQNEDPDEADPVARAVVLRDVTERQTREQRLTVLNRILRHNVRNQLDVVLANAGHVSEEPLRTGIRDSATELVELSDKAREAERIMDTSTGRPERVDLVAVVNDVADEYRSEATDREVTVDSPSEVSILSHRTVVRTLISEVVENAVTHTEEPPARVEITVRASGEQMVAVVVADDGPGIPDHEREVLFEETEAQLKHGHGIGLWLVKWSVTRLGGEISIEANDSEGSVVRVRLPRGETPRRTRR from the coding sequence ATGCCGCTGGGCGAGACAGTCAGCGCGATTGCGCTCGACGCGACGGCAGCAGGCCTGCTGGGCTGGACGACTCTGACGGTCTACCGGAACCGGAATCGTCCGAACGCCTCCATGTTCGCGTGGACCATCGGTGCGCTGACTGCGTGGGCTGTCGCGGCTCTCGGTGGCGAGTTCGGCGGATTGCTCTGGGGGCAGCAGGCGGCCGACGCGATCGAGTTCACGAGTCTCTTCCCGGCGTTGTTCGCTCCCGTCGCGTGGACTGTCTACGTCCTCGGGTATGCTGGTCGAGGCACGAAGTTGACGCGTCGGCGACTGCTCATCCTCTCCGGTGCGGCCCTCCCCGTCGTCTTCGGCATCGCGATAATGGCTGTCATCGTCTCGGACCCGGCCGAAGCTAAGGGGAGTTTGATACTGGCTGTGTTGCTGTCGCTGCTCGCCGCCGCGCTCTTCTACATACTCGCGTCACTGGTCTACGGCTCGTTCGTGCTCGCTCGGCTCGGCTACCGGCATGCGGCGCTTCCGACGGCGCAGGTCGTGGCGCTACTGGGCGCGATAAGCGGACCGTATCTGGATACCGTGCTCGGGAGACAGGGCATCGTCGACAGCGGCGCGACCACCGGGCTGCTGGTGTCTGGTGTGCTGTTCACGCTTGCGGTGCGCCGATATCCGGTGCTGACTGGGTTTCCAGCGTCCGAGTCCGTCGCACGGACCCGCGTCGTCGAATCGCTTCAGGAGGCCGTCGTGGTACTCAGCTGGGAGGGGAAAGTGGTCGACGCCAACGAGTCGATGGCGCAACTCTTCGGCGCGTCGACAGAGGACGTAGTGGGGGAGCCGGTTCAGTCCGTTGCGGACGGTCTGGCGGACGCTGACCTCTCATCGGGTGAGACCGGACTCGTGACACTCACTACAGTGGACGGTCGCCGCCGGTTCCAGTACAGCGTGTCGGCTGTCGATGCGCAGAACGAAGACCCAGACGAGGCCGACCCGGTGGCTCGCGCAGTCGTTCTTCGAGATGTGACCGAGCGGCAGACGAGGGAGCAGCGCCTCACCGTCCTCAATCGTATTCTACGCCACAACGTCCGGAACCAGCTCGACGTCGTCCTCGCGAACGCCGGGCACGTCAGCGAGGAGCCATTACGGACCGGAATTCGTGACAGCGCGACCGAGCTCGTCGAACTCAGTGACAAAGCCAGAGAGGCAGAGCGGATAATGGACACGAGTACGGGGAGGCCGGAGCGCGTCGATCTCGTCGCTGTTGTCAACGATGTCGCGGACGAATACCGGTCGGAAGCGACCGACCGTGAGGTAACCGTCGACAGTCCGAGTGAGGTATCGATTCTGTCGCATCGAACGGTCGTCCGCACGCTGATTTCGGAGGTCGTCGAGAACGCAGTGACACACACGGAGGAGCCGCCAGCTCGTGTCGAAATCACTGTCCGAGCGAGCGGAGAGCAGATGGTAGCGGTGGTCGTCGCGGACGACGGTCCGGGTATCCCCGACCACGAGCGGGAGGTGCTGTTCGAGGAGACGGAAGCACAGCTCAAACACGGCCACGGCATCGGGCTCTGGCTCGTCAAATGGAGCGTGACGCGACTCGGCGGCGAGATCTCCATCGAAGCGAACGACTCCGAAGGCAGTGTCGTCCGTGTGCGTCTCCCCCGTGGTGAGACTCCGCGTCGAACACGGCGGTGA